In a genomic window of Caloenas nicobarica isolate bCalNic1 chromosome 29, bCalNic1.hap1, whole genome shotgun sequence:
- the LOC135999675 gene encoding olfactory receptor 14A16-like: MSNSSSITQFLFLPFADTWELQLLHFWLFLGIYLAAFLGNGLIITTIACDQHLHTPMYFFLLNLSLLDLGVISTTLPKSMANSLWNTRVISYTGCAAQVFFSFFCGTAEYCLLTVMAYDRYVAICKPLHYGTLLGSRACVHMAAAAWATGFLNALLHTANTFSLPLCEGNAVSQFFCEIPQILKLSCSHAYLRELGLLMFSAVFFEGCFVFIVVSYVQIFRAVLRIPSEQGRHKAFSTCLPHLAVVSLFVITGMLAYLKPPPISSPRLDLVVAVLYLVVPPAVNPLIYSMRNQELQDSVWKLITGCFQ; the protein is encoded by the coding sequence atgtccaacagcagctccatcacccagttcctcttCCTGCCATTTGCAGacacatgggagctgcagctcttgcacttctggctcttcctgggcatctacctggctgccttcctgggcaacggcctcatcatcaccaccatagcctgtgaccagcacctccacacccccatgtacttcttcctcctcaacctctccctcctcgacctgggtGTCATCTCtaccactctccccaaatccatggcaaattccCTCTGGAACACCAGGGTTAtttcctacacaggatgtgctgcacaggtctttttttcctttttctgtggtacAGCAGAATATTGTCTCCTCACAGTCATGGCCTATGAtcgctacgttgccatctgcaaacccctgcactatgggaccctcctgggcagcagagcttgtgtccacatggcagcagctgcctgggccactgggtttctcaatgctctgctgcacacggccaatacattttcactgccactgtgcgAGGGCAATGCTGTGagtcagttcttctgtgaaatcccccagatcctcaagctctcaTGCTCAcatgcctacctcagggaacttgggcttctcATGTTTAGTGCAGTTTTTTTTGagggatgttttgttttcattgtggtgtcctatgtgcagatcttcagggctgtgctgaggatcccctctgagcagggacggcacaaagccttttccacgtgcctccctcacctggccgtggtctccctgtttgtcatcaCTGGCATGTTGGCTTACCTGAAACCCCCTCCCATCTCATCCCCACGGCTGGACCTGGTGGTGGCAGTTCTGTActtggtggtgcctccagcagtgaaccccctcatctacagcatgaggaaccaggagctccaggattcagtgtggaaaCTGATAACTGGATGTTTTCaataa